The Pochonia chlamydosporia 170 chromosome 3, whole genome shotgun sequence genome contains the following window.
ACGGTCTAATGACTGTTCGCAGATCCCGCGGCTCAAATATAAAGATATGATAATAAAAGTCTACAAGTTTAAGTCAACCGAGACGTGATTTACCATCCGTCGAGCTTTCCAAGTTTCGCACTTCACCATCAGGGACGCCGCCACATTCCCGTTAGAACATGGATGTTGAGCTCATATCAGAAAATATATGATCCCACGGAAACCCATCAAGGTCCATCAAACCTCCTAGACTCTGCAATAGTGGATCGTAATAATCCGATACCTGTCCTTCTGCGTCATCCAGGCCACGCTCCGATACACTCACAGCCGCTCCCTCGCGCGGTTGCATTCTGAAATCACTCCCAGCGGCCGAAAGGGAATGCGATTGACACAACGGCGGCTCGGACGCCTGTGGTAGTGGTGCCCCCATCATTGTTGCAATTGGTGTTGCTGAATATGTGGCCTCCAGAGACTTTCCCGTGGCCAGCTGTTCCTTTTGCTCGTTACAATGCTTCGCAAGGATCTGCATCAGTGACTTGTGGAGATTCTCTGCTGCGAGTGACTGCTCTCTTGCTGCATCGATAATACGCAGAGCTTCGGTCGTTTGTTCACCATAACGTGACCCGTCTTGCTTCAACCTTCCATTCACGCAATCATCTAGCAGCAGCacaatggcagccatgaacaCGCCGTGAAGAAGGCCAGAGAACCTCCGGCGTACATGGACGAAAGGATGCTCCGAGTTCTCGAGTTGCTGTTCCCCACGTATTATCTGATTTGCTGACTCAAGACACATGCTTCGAGATGAAGCGTACGATCGGTCAtcctttggcttggatgtaAGATAACTAAGATGCAGTTTACATCGTTGAGTATGCATAATGGAATTGATCATGTAGGCCTGAACGAATGCGAcgcttgatgatgagtcTGAACCGAGCCCATAGCTTTCCATGCAGAAGAAAGACGGCATGTCGTGGATCATCTCTTCCAGTTGAGCATTCATATACATCACATCAATGTCTCTGTGTAGAGGCGAGCCCTCAacttggtggtgctgctggtcaACATAACTGCGGGAGATCTCAGCCAGTCGGATTCTTTGAAGGAAGTACGACATCTCGGTGAGCTGAGTTGTAGGGAGGTCAATATTGAGCCCGCAATCGATCAAGTCGACGTCGTTGATATTTCGCGGCTTTCTGACACTCATATGAAGCGGGTTAACTTGGTAGATGCCCTCTCCGGCGCGACCATATCTCGCAGCTAGGAACCTGGAAAGCCGTCAATTCATGTCAGACTTCTCCGTCTGTCAGTTGTTCACGTTGGTAGGAAGACAGAAGAGGACATACCAATCAGTAGCAGCCAGGTACCACCATGCCCTTCGACCCATCTCAACCCGTACCGTATTCGGAGCCGGTGTATTCAAATCGTAGTCGGTGCGATGGAGGCCCATCTCACGACTCAGCAATAGCCCCGTAGAGATCAAGGAGCGATATCGTAACGAGACACCCTCCAGGTTGCAAACCAGAAAAGACAGGATGATGATCCCTTGGATTGCCTCCAGCGAGAGCGGCGGACCACCCCTGCCGCTATTGAGTACATCGTATGCCAACTTAGCCCAGAGGGATGTCTGTTCATTGGCTTGGGTTGACGATGCGAACAGACTATTTTCGGTGCTTACTTCGTCGCCGAGCCCCCAAACGTGCGTCGCGTTGGCAATAATGCTCAACAGTAAGACAAGGTGGCCTGGTTCAACGTGCTCCTGGTTATCAAGCTGTCGGTATACTTCTTCAACTATGCCCGGTAGCGAAGGATGATGCACTACATGATGGATGTAGCTGACGCTGGTGATAAATTTGTCCAGGAGAACTCTAGCCTCATCATATGGCGGGAGCATCACGCACTGCGGCGTATAGCTGTGTGTCTTGGGAATAGCCCTTACGCGTTTAACATTTACCATAAATTCATCAACTCGGATAGCTTCCTATGCTTCAGCATTAGCAGCGAGCTTTAATGAACGACGCAAGTGCTGTCAGTCCCCAGACACCTTTCCACATCTAGGGGGCGATATGATGTAGATGCAACATACATAAGAGACTTGACCCATGGATACCCGTTCAAGATGAGCTACCACATCACTTATCTGACCAAGGTCAGACGCATCCGCATCTGAATGTTGCGAGGCAAAGCCGGTAGGTGAGGTAgatgtcgacgtcgacgtcggcaGCGAGGCGCAATTTTCATTCCTGCAACTGGGGACtgtgttggtttggtttgcaACACGCCTCTCCAGGTCCTTTGCCAGTTCCTTCAGAGTTCTTATCTCTGCCAGCAAGCTCTCCTGGTCTGCAGCAGTACCAGCAGGCGTCGGAATCTGTTGCGAAGGAGACTCCCTGGGCGGAACATCAGAAACTGCTTGGACTTGTCGCCGTCGCTGCTGCCGACACTGCTCCTCGCCATCTGGAGGTTCGAAAATACACGTTTTCCCACGAGAGACGCAGTTGGTGCAAGGTAATGGTCTATCGCATCGGAGCTTGCGCGACCGGCAAAAGTCGCACGAATAGTGCCCTTTTCTATGGGAGCGTGTGCCGCCGCGAGGTGCTGGCATGATCAGTTGGGGATCTAGAGTCGGATCTAGACACAATTGTATGTAGTTTAGAGGTGACTGAGGAATCATACGCAGGGGTCGTGCATGGTTGTTCGTAGATTCCTTGCAGTCGCCTCTCTACTACGCTTCATGGTCGTTGTTCGTCAGTTCCTGCTGGGTATGTTGCAGGAAGACGGAAGAATGTAGATGCGATATGAATCCGCGTGAAATGCGGTGCCAAGGAATGGGTTACTAGTTTTGTAATACGCCGAGTTTCCAGAATTGGATTCCAAACACATTAAACTGATATTTAACGGCGGGCATGAACACTTGGATGTACGCGCCGTCAGCAGGTAGCTGCTCTCGTTCTTTGGCTGTGCTCTGCGTACGGATTACGTTATCCTTGTTTTTCATATCATACGTTGTTGTGCCATCATTCAACTTTGCTCTGTATTGACTGTGTCgtgtttcaatgtttgccaTATCGGACATTGGGCTCGGAGAGATCGGCGGCTTCGGATATGTATGTCAGCCCACACAGCG
Protein-coding sequences here:
- a CDS encoding fungal transcriptional regulatory protein (similar to Metarhizium robertsii ARSEF 23 XP_007821507.2); protein product: MPAPRGGTRSHRKGHYSCDFCRSRKLRCDRPLPCTNCVSRGKTCIFEPPDGEEQCRQQRRRQVQAVSDVPPRESPSQQIPTPAGTAADQESLLAEIRTLKELAKDLERRVANQTNTVPSCRNENCASLPTSTSTSTSPTGFASQHSDADASDLGQISDVVAHLERVSMGQVSYEAIRVDEFMVNVKRVRAIPKTHSYTPQCVMLPPYDEARVLLDKFITSVSYIHHVVHHPSLPGIVEEVYRQLDNQEHVEPGHLVLLLSIIANATHVWGLGDEVSTENSLFASSTQANEQTSLWAKLAYDVLNSGRGGPPLSLEAIQGIIILSFLVCNLEGVSLRYRSLISTGLLLSREMGLHRTDYDLNTPAPNTVRVEMGRRAWWYLAATDWFLAARYGRAGEGIYQVNPLHMSVRKPRNINDVDLIDCGLNIDLPTTQLTEMSYFLQRIRLAEISRSYVDQQHHQVEGSPLHRDIDVMYMNAQLEEMIHDMPSFFCMESYGLGSDSSSSVAFVQAYMINSIMHTQRCKLHLSYLTSKPKDDRSYASSRSMCLESANQIIRGEQQLENSEHPFVHVRRRFSGLLHGVFMAAIVLLLDDCVNGRLKQDGSRYGEQTTEALRIIDAAREQSLAAENLHKSLMQILAKHCNEQKEQLATGKSLEATYSATPIATMMGAPLPQASEPPLCQSHSLSAAGSDFRMQPREGAAVSVSERGLDDAEGQVSDYYDPLLQSLGGLMDLDGFPWDHIFSDMSSTSMF